In Acidiphilium acidophilum, one genomic interval encodes:
- a CDS encoding TIGR03087 family PEP-CTERM/XrtA system glycosyltransferase, whose product MRDLMFLCHRIPYPPDKGDKIRAYHLIEHLRARFRVHLGCFIDDPADAVHLPALRARVASLGCFPLDPRRARLRALWRCRPGMPLLTGYFHDPALASWVDATVREQGVSQIVVFSAAMAQYADRISGMPKLLDFVDIDSEKFAAYGRTSAWPKRLVWAREGRTLLAYERAAVRRFDRSLFVSEAERGHFTRLAPESEALTMAIGNGVDLDYFSPDFAGASPLPVGRKIILFTGAMDYRPNIEAVRWFVDEVMPDLGAFDPLFVIVGSNPGPAVLGLAREGSVMVTGRVADTRPYLARADLVVAPLQIGRGVQNKVLEAMAMARPVLATSAAFTGIAAVAGRDLLVADGAACWIDQAVSVLAGRHGAMGMAARLAVEARHSWARALAPLDAVLGVPAPVGTMEEQVSA is encoded by the coding sequence ATGCGCGATCTGATGTTTCTGTGCCACCGGATTCCCTACCCGCCGGACAAGGGCGACAAGATCCGGGCGTATCATCTGATCGAGCATCTGCGTGCCCGGTTCCGGGTTCATCTGGGCTGTTTCATCGATGATCCGGCGGATGCGGTGCATTTGCCGGCCTTGCGCGCTCGGGTGGCGAGCCTCGGGTGTTTCCCGCTCGATCCTCGCCGGGCGCGCCTGCGGGCGTTGTGGCGCTGCCGTCCGGGGATGCCGTTGCTGACCGGGTATTTTCATGATCCGGCGCTGGCTTCCTGGGTGGATGCAACGGTGCGGGAGCAGGGTGTCAGCCAGATCGTCGTGTTTTCGGCGGCGATGGCCCAATATGCCGACCGGATTTCGGGCATGCCGAAACTGCTCGATTTTGTCGATATCGATTCCGAGAAATTCGCGGCCTATGGCCGGACGTCCGCGTGGCCGAAGCGGCTGGTCTGGGCGCGGGAGGGGCGGACGCTGCTTGCCTATGAGCGCGCGGCGGTGCGGCGGTTCGATCGGAGCCTGTTCGTCTCCGAGGCGGAACGGGGGCATTTCACCCGGCTGGCCCCCGAATCCGAGGCGTTGACCATGGCGATCGGCAATGGGGTGGACCTCGATTATTTCAGTCCCGATTTCGCGGGCGCGTCGCCTTTGCCGGTGGGGCGGAAGATCATTCTGTTCACCGGGGCGATGGATTACCGGCCGAATATCGAGGCGGTGCGGTGGTTCGTGGATGAGGTGATGCCTGACCTTGGGGCTTTCGATCCGTTATTCGTGATCGTGGGTTCGAATCCGGGGCCGGCGGTTTTGGGGCTTGCGCGGGAAGGCTCGGTGATGGTGACCGGGCGGGTGGCGGATACCAGGCCGTATCTTGCGCGGGCGGATCTGGTGGTGGCACCGTTGCAGATCGGGCGCGGGGTGCAGAACAAGGTGCTGGAGGCGATGGCGATGGCGCGGCCGGTGCTGGCGACTTCAGCGGCGTTCACCGGGATCGCGGCGGTGGCGGGGCGGGATCTGCTGGTGGCGGATGGGGCGGCTTGTTGGATCGATCAGGCGGTTTCGGTTCTGGCGGGGCGGCATGGCGCGATGGGGATGGCGGCGCGGCTGGCGGTTGAGGCGCGGCATTCCTGGGCGCGGGCGCTGGCGCCGCTGGATGCGGTGCTGGGAGTTCCGGCGCCGGTGGGCACGATGGAAGAGCAGGTTTCGGCATGA
- the xrtA gene encoding exosortase A produces MSVVTSRVPRIDIPARYRASLGVLGVALAVMGVLFHAEIVAAVQVWSASTAYNHCFLILPIAVWLAWDRRGRLRGLTPAPEALAILLAVPFAIGWLAADRLGIMEGRQLAAMGMVQALLLGVLGRRVYRAMAAPFLYLIFLVPFGGFLVPALQQFTTDFVDAGLRVLGIAYFTHGYTIEIAQGAFHIAEACAGLRFLIAAIAFSVLYALLIFRSTTRRLTFIAVAVTVPVIANGFRALGIVWLGHELGSAKAGATDHVLYGYIFFSIVLFILILLGLPFRQDGTRPGAGVAAVDEPAPAMRASLMPAVAIPGFALVIVGLAGMVSAQAAASAVRLPVAPAGCTALAGGARFPAGGRAVRFACADGVTATIALFPPRTDPKPLFDARRKLSLADTREAFINYVEIPHADPGLWTLVTTKHMNHTTLSALFVDGRGTNGNLRTRLRLAWADLFGHPSQPIAMVFEAAGPRATALPKLEAFVQGQTLGTAVLGRMAQ; encoded by the coding sequence ATGAGTGTTGTGACATCGAGGGTACCGCGGATCGATATACCGGCGCGGTATCGGGCGTCGCTGGGGGTGCTGGGGGTGGCGCTGGCGGTGATGGGGGTACTGTTTCATGCCGAGATCGTGGCGGCGGTTCAGGTGTGGTCGGCTTCGACCGCGTATAATCATTGTTTTCTGATTCTGCCGATCGCGGTCTGGCTGGCGTGGGACCGGCGGGGGCGGTTGCGGGGGTTGACGCCGGCACCGGAGGCGCTCGCGATTCTGCTGGCGGTGCCGTTCGCGATCGGGTGGCTGGCGGCGGATCGGCTCGGGATCATGGAGGGGCGGCAGCTTGCGGCGATGGGGATGGTGCAGGCCCTGCTGCTCGGGGTGCTGGGGCGGCGGGTTTATCGGGCGATGGCGGCGCCGTTTCTGTATCTGATTTTTCTGGTGCCGTTCGGCGGGTTTCTGGTGCCGGCGCTCCAGCAGTTCACGACCGATTTCGTCGATGCCGGGCTGCGGGTGCTCGGGATTGCCTATTTCACCCATGGCTACACGATCGAGATTGCGCAGGGGGCGTTTCATATCGCGGAGGCGTGTGCGGGGTTGCGGTTTCTGATTGCGGCGATCGCGTTCAGTGTTTTGTATGCGCTGCTGATTTTTCGTTCGACGACGCGGCGGCTGACGTTCATTGCGGTGGCGGTGACGGTGCCGGTGATTGCCAACGGATTTCGGGCACTCGGGATCGTCTGGCTCGGGCATGAGCTGGGGAGCGCCAAGGCGGGGGCGACCGATCATGTGCTGTATGGCTATATTTTCTTTTCGATCGTGCTGTTCATTCTGATCCTGCTCGGGCTGCCGTTCCGCCAGGACGGGACGCGACCGGGGGCGGGGGTTGCGGCGGTGGATGAGCCGGCGCCGGCGATGCGGGCGAGTTTGATGCCGGCGGTGGCGATACCGGGGTTTGCGCTGGTGATCGTGGGGTTGGCCGGGATGGTTTCGGCGCAGGCGGCGGCGTCGGCGGTACGGTTGCCGGTGGCCCCTGCGGGCTGCACGGCGCTGGCGGGCGGGGCGCGGTTTCCGGCGGGGGGACGGGCGGTGCGGTTTGCCTGCGCCGATGGGGTGACCGCGACGATCGCGCTGTTTCCGCCACGGACCGATCCGAAGCCGCTATTCGATGCGCGCAGAAAGTTGAGTCTCGCGGATACGCGGGAGGCATTCATCAACTATGTCGAGATTCCGCACGCCGATCCGGGGTTGTGGACGCTGGTGACGACCAAGCACATGAACCACACCACGCTCAGTGCGTTGTTCGTGGACGGGCGGGGGACCAACGGTAATTTGCGGACGCGGTTGCGGCTGGCCTGGGCGGATTTGTTCGGGCATCCGAGCCAGCCGATTGCGATGGTGTTCGAGGCGGCGGGGCCACGGGCGACGGCGCTGCCGAAGCTGGAGGCGTTCGTGCAGGGGCAGACGCTGGGGACGGCGGTTCTCGGGCGGATGGCGCAATGA
- a CDS encoding FkbM family methyltransferase, giving the protein MNRRPPAVNIRWLPNYLKVFGAQQGMLLFWRIFRFDRANRSIPVPVIVPELGEVWLRAVTRDHAIFQQIWVKREYDLAVAAPRHFHKLMDTYSAILARGTKPLILDAGAHVGMSVLWWRRLFPKALIVAVEPSSENLAILRKNVVGLNDVIVLAAALAGELGSLRIIDTAASGSAVRVGHEGTGHIVPAVTVAHVLEQVGASEILLAKIDIEGGEAGLFSGDLGWLDHTYALAVETHDWLYPGQGTSKSMLAAIANRHFDFLTSGENTLLFKY; this is encoded by the coding sequence ATGAACCGCCGTCCACCCGCCGTAAATATCCGTTGGTTGCCAAACTATCTCAAGGTCTTCGGTGCTCAACAAGGCATGCTGTTATTCTGGCGAATATTTCGCTTCGACCGCGCCAACCGGAGTATCCCTGTGCCCGTCATCGTTCCCGAATTGGGAGAGGTTTGGTTACGGGCAGTCACCCGCGACCATGCAATCTTTCAGCAAATCTGGGTCAAGCGGGAGTATGATCTGGCAGTTGCTGCGCCACGCCACTTTCACAAACTTATGGATACCTACTCGGCAATTTTGGCAAGAGGAACCAAGCCTCTGATTTTGGATGCGGGTGCACACGTTGGTATGAGTGTTCTATGGTGGCGTCGTTTGTTTCCAAAGGCTTTAATCGTTGCGGTTGAACCGTCTTCCGAAAATCTTGCAATACTGCGGAAGAATGTCGTCGGATTGAATGATGTGATTGTGTTGGCCGCCGCTCTCGCAGGTGAGCTAGGTTCGTTGCGAATTATAGACACCGCAGCGAGCGGGTCTGCGGTCCGCGTCGGACATGAAGGAACAGGTCATATTGTTCCTGCAGTAACAGTCGCGCATGTACTTGAGCAGGTAGGAGCGTCCGAAATATTACTCGCAAAGATCGATATTGAAGGCGGAGAAGCAGGTCTCTTTTCGGGCGATCTTGGCTGGCTAGATCATACTTATGCGCTGGCGGTTGAGACTCATGACTGGCTTTATCCTGGACAGGGAACGAGCAAATCAATGCTTGCAGCAATAGCGAATCGACATTTTGACTTTTTGACAAGCGGCGAAAATACGCTACTTTTTAAATATTGA
- a CDS encoding rhamnosyltransferase WsaF family glycosyltransferase translates to MRLLRDDPAKFGHNLTQFTDPALFERRLIDIMNPMPMHVRLDPALEGAPALNVLSSALTKDGMTGGPNTILNLAFRVARCGVKVRLVTTVEASTLEREWFRAHIASLVGGGDLPEVPIVSAADARAPLAIGARDRFMATHWTTAQQLKRVLPLLARPRFFYMIQEFEPSFYAWSSNYALAMETLSLDFWPVFNERVLCDFFVRQKIGRFATDDRVDEQLVFEPAIERRMFHPRTGAARPGPKRLLFYARPSNTRNLFGLGLTALREATRSGVFAEGWEFLAIGGRGGVPEMALSGGHRLRPAPWFGYADYGQFLRDADVLLCPMLSPHTSYPVLEMVACGGVSVTNTFETKTRVMLEGISANILASAPTVETMTADIVAAGERVNRGEVVAAPPLMPQEWGETLDPVARRIVELFALPD, encoded by the coding sequence TTGCGGCTGTTGCGGGATGATCCGGCGAAATTCGGGCATAATCTGACGCAGTTTACCGATCCGGCGCTGTTCGAGCGGCGGTTGATCGACATCATGAACCCAATGCCGATGCATGTGAGGCTCGATCCGGCGCTCGAAGGCGCGCCGGCGTTGAATGTTTTGAGTTCCGCGCTGACGAAGGACGGGATGACCGGCGGGCCGAATACGATTCTCAACCTCGCCTTTCGGGTGGCGCGATGCGGGGTGAAGGTGCGGCTGGTGACGACGGTGGAGGCATCGACACTGGAGCGGGAGTGGTTTCGGGCGCATATTGCGAGTCTGGTGGGGGGCGGCGATCTGCCGGAGGTACCGATCGTCTCGGCGGCGGATGCGCGGGCACCGCTCGCGATCGGGGCGCGGGATCGGTTCATGGCGACGCATTGGACGACGGCGCAGCAACTCAAGCGGGTTCTGCCGTTATTGGCGCGCCCCCGTTTTTTTTACATGATCCAGGAATTCGAGCCGAGTTTTTATGCGTGGTCGAGCAATTACGCGCTGGCGATGGAGACGTTGAGCCTCGATTTCTGGCCGGTGTTCAATGAGCGGGTGCTGTGCGATTTTTTTGTGCGCCAGAAGATCGGGCGGTTTGCCACGGATGATCGGGTGGATGAGCAACTCGTTTTCGAGCCGGCGATCGAGCGGCGGATGTTTCATCCGCGCACCGGCGCGGCGCGGCCGGGGCCGAAGCGGCTGTTGTTTTATGCCCGGCCGAGCAACACACGGAATCTGTTCGGGTTGGGGCTGACGGCGCTGCGCGAGGCGACAAGGAGTGGGGTGTTTGCCGAAGGGTGGGAGTTCCTCGCGATCGGCGGGCGGGGCGGTGTGCCGGAGATGGCGCTTTCGGGCGGACATCGGCTGCGACCGGCACCGTGGTTCGGGTATGCCGATTACGGCCAGTTTTTGCGTGATGCGGATGTGCTGCTGTGCCCGATGCTGTCGCCGCACACGAGTTATCCGGTGCTCGAAATGGTTGCCTGTGGCGGGGTTTCGGTGACCAACACGTTCGAGACCAAGACCAGGGTGATGCTGGAGGGGATTTCGGCGAATATCCTTGCTTCGGCACCGACGGTCGAGACGATGACGGCGGATATTGTTGCGGCTGGCGAGCGGGTTAATCGGGGCGAGGTGGTCGCGGCACCGCCGCTGATGCCGCAAGAATGGGGGGAGACGCTGGACCCGGTGGCGCGGCGGATCGTGGAGCTGTTCGCATTGCCGGACTAG
- a CDS encoding glycosyltransferase family 2 protein, with product MTPEDNSSDALVVIVLHYRGVDDTMACLASIFEDRAAPVRVLLVDNGSGDDIAARLQARFADVAVLTLPENRGWAGGNNEGIAWAMQRGAAFVCLLNNDTLIAPGSFTALLRRSREAHPCLVQPAIDYLDPAEGAQIDPAQWSGYAPLRAGDSVYALDFAYGACLMIPVSVFRMIGVFDERFFLQLEETDFYYRARRRGIPSLCDVGVRIRHAESRSFGGRVTPDKTYYLVRNSLLLAARNAVRPGIAIGVLRRAYWGVSARGALGEKPAAWRVLVWLLSGHDHACAARDGIRDFVFRRFGARRRW from the coding sequence ATGACTCCCGAGGATAATTCCAGCGACGCGCTTGTGGTGATCGTTCTGCATTATCGCGGGGTCGATGACACGATGGCGTGTCTGGCCTCGATTTTCGAGGATCGCGCGGCACCGGTTCGGGTGTTGTTGGTGGATAACGGCTCGGGCGATGATATCGCGGCGCGGTTGCAGGCGCGGTTTGCCGATGTCGCCGTGCTGACCCTGCCGGAGAATCGAGGGTGGGCCGGGGGCAATAATGAGGGGATCGCCTGGGCGATGCAGCGGGGGGCGGCCTTCGTGTGCCTGCTGAACAACGACACGCTGATTGCGCCGGGGAGTTTTACGGCGTTGCTGCGGCGATCGCGCGAGGCGCATCCATGCCTGGTGCAGCCGGCGATCGATTATCTCGATCCGGCGGAGGGGGCGCAGATCGATCCGGCCCAGTGGTCGGGTTATGCACCGTTACGGGCGGGGGACAGCGTTTATGCGCTCGATTTTGCCTATGGGGCGTGCCTGATGATTCCGGTTTCGGTGTTTCGGATGATCGGGGTGTTCGATGAGCGGTTTTTTCTGCAATTGGAGGAGACGGATTTTTATTATCGGGCGCGACGGCGGGGGATTCCGTCGCTCTGCGATGTCGGGGTTCGAATCAGGCACGCGGAATCGCGTTCGTTCGGGGGGCGGGTGACGCCGGACAAGACGTATTATCTGGTACGGAACAGTTTGTTGCTGGCGGCGAGGAATGCGGTGCGGCCCGGTATCGCGATCGGGGTTCTGCGGCGGGCTTATTGGGGGGTTTCGGCGCGGGGGGCGTTGGGTGAGAAACCTGCGGCATGGCGGGTGCTCGTGTGGTTGCTGTCGGGACACGATCATGCATGCGCGGCGCGCGACGGGATACGCGATTTCGTGTTCCGGCGATTCGGGGCGCGGCGGCGGTGGTAA